In one Pseudomonas hydrolytica genomic region, the following are encoded:
- the ftsW gene encoding putative lipid II flippase FtsW produces the protein MLAFLHVRPSPLLGRGLDVDFPMLAGCLGLLGLGLVMITSASSEVAAALSGNPLYHMIRHLIYLIVGLGAAGVVLLIPMSFWQRYGWMMLLAAFALLVLVLIPGIGREVNGARRWIGFGAFNVQPSEIAKVFVVVYLAGYLVRRQEEVRESWAGFFKPFVVLLPMAGLLLLEPDFGATVVMMGSAMAMLFLGGVGMLRFGLMVALAVGAVFVLVQTQEYRLQRLITFTDPWADQYGSGYQLTQALIAFGRGEWFGVGLGNSIQKQFYLPEAHTDFVFSVLAEELGLVGALATLGLFVFVSVRALYIGLWAEKAKQFFSAYVAYGLAFLWIGQFLINIGVNTGLLPTKGLTLPFLSYGGSSLVICCVSLALLLRIEWERRNVLGNEDVDFTEADFAEEASHAR, from the coding sequence ATGCTGGCCTTCCTCCACGTACGTCCCTCGCCACTGCTCGGCCGCGGCCTCGACGTCGACTTTCCGATGCTCGCCGGTTGCCTGGGCCTGCTGGGGCTGGGCCTGGTGATGATCACCTCGGCGTCCTCCGAGGTGGCTGCAGCGCTGTCGGGCAACCCGCTGTACCACATGATTCGCCACCTGATTTACCTGATCGTCGGGCTGGGTGCGGCGGGTGTGGTGCTGCTGATTCCCATGAGCTTCTGGCAGCGTTACGGCTGGATGATGCTGCTGGCTGCTTTCGCTTTGCTGGTGCTGGTGCTGATTCCCGGCATCGGCCGCGAGGTCAACGGTGCGCGGCGCTGGATCGGTTTCGGTGCATTCAACGTGCAGCCCTCGGAGATCGCCAAGGTCTTCGTGGTGGTCTATCTGGCCGGCTACCTGGTACGCCGTCAGGAAGAGGTACGCGAGAGCTGGGCCGGCTTCTTCAAGCCCTTCGTCGTGTTGCTGCCGATGGCGGGCCTGCTGCTGCTGGAGCCGGACTTCGGCGCCACCGTGGTGATGATGGGCTCGGCCATGGCCATGCTGTTCCTCGGCGGCGTCGGCATGCTGCGCTTCGGTCTGATGGTGGCGCTGGCGGTTGGCGCAGTGTTCGTCCTGGTGCAGACCCAGGAGTACCGCCTGCAGCGTCTGATCACCTTTACCGATCCCTGGGCCGACCAGTACGGCTCCGGCTATCAGCTGACCCAGGCGCTGATCGCCTTCGGCCGCGGCGAATGGTTCGGCGTCGGCCTGGGCAACAGCATTCAGAAGCAGTTCTACCTGCCGGAAGCGCACACCGACTTCGTCTTCTCGGTGCTGGCCGAGGAGCTTGGTCTGGTTGGCGCGCTCGCTACCCTGGGGCTGTTCGTCTTCGTCAGCGTGCGTGCGCTGTACATCGGGCTGTGGGCGGAAAAGGCCAAGCAGTTCTTCTCCGCCTATGTGGCCTACGGTCTGGCCTTCCTGTGGATCGGTCAGTTCCTGATCAACATCGGCGTGAACACCGGTCTGCTGCCGACCAAGGGCCTGACCCTGCCGTTCCTCAGCTACGGCGGCTCGTCGCTGGTGATCTGCTGCGTCAGCCTGGCGCTGCTGCTGCGCATCGAGTGGGAGCGGCGCAACGTGCTGGGCAACGAAGACGTGGACTTCACCGAAGCGGACTTCGCCGAGGAGGCCAGTCATGCGCGGTAA
- the murG gene encoding undecaprenyldiphospho-muramoylpentapeptide beta-N-acetylglucosaminyltransferase, with the protein MRGNVLIMAGGTGGHVFPALACAREFQTRGYAVHWLGTPRGIENELVPQAGLPLHLINVSGLRGKGKLSLLKAPFQLLRSLLQARRIVRELQPVCVLGMGGYVTGPGGLAARLAGVPLVIHEQNAVAGTANRLLSRIATRICEAFPNTFGASDKRRTTGNPVREELFLETPREPLVGRKPKLLVLGGSLGAEPLNKLLPAALAELPAELRPQVFHQAGKQHAEVTAERYRDAAVEAEVAPFIKDMARAYGWADLVICRAGALTVSELAAAGLPSFLVPLPHAIDDHQSRNAEYLAKEGAAVLLPQHATDAAKLAAQLTEVLMHLEKLNVMGATARRLAKPDATRTVVDICQEVMRG; encoded by the coding sequence ATGCGCGGTAACGTGCTGATCATGGCCGGCGGCACCGGCGGCCACGTATTCCCGGCGCTGGCCTGCGCGCGCGAGTTCCAGACTCGCGGTTATGCCGTGCACTGGCTGGGCACGCCGCGCGGCATCGAGAACGAGCTGGTGCCACAGGCTGGTCTGCCGCTGCACCTGATCAACGTCAGCGGTCTGCGCGGCAAGGGCAAGCTGTCGCTGCTCAAGGCGCCGTTCCAGCTCCTGCGCTCGCTGCTGCAGGCGCGCCGCATCGTGCGTGAGCTGCAGCCGGTCTGCGTGCTCGGCATGGGCGGCTACGTCACCGGGCCTGGTGGTCTGGCCGCGCGCCTGGCCGGCGTGCCGCTGGTTATCCACGAGCAGAACGCCGTCGCTGGTACCGCCAATCGTCTGCTGTCGCGTATCGCCACGCGCATCTGCGAAGCCTTCCCGAATACCTTCGGCGCTTCCGACAAGCGGCGCACCACCGGCAACCCGGTGCGTGAGGAGCTGTTTCTGGAAACGCCGCGCGAGCCGCTGGTCGGGCGCAAGCCGAAATTGCTGGTGCTGGGCGGTAGCCTGGGCGCCGAGCCGTTGAACAAGCTGCTGCCTGCCGCGCTGGCCGAACTGCCGGCCGAGTTGCGTCCGCAGGTGTTCCACCAGGCCGGCAAGCAGCACGCAGAGGTCACTGCGGAGCGTTATCGCGATGCTGCGGTCGAAGCCGAGGTCGCGCCCTTCATCAAGGACATGGCGCGCGCCTACGGCTGGGCCGATCTGGTGATCTGCCGCGCCGGCGCGCTCACCGTCAGCGAACTGGCCGCCGCCGGCCTGCCGTCGTTTCTCGTGCCGCTGCCGCACGCCATCGACGATCACCAGAGCCGCAATGCCGAATACCTGGCGAAGGAGGGCGCCGCCGTCCTTCTCCCGCAACATGCCACTGACGCGGCCAAGCTCGCCGCGCAGCTCACCGAGGTTCTGATGCACCTGGAAAAACTCAATGTCATGGGCGCCACCGCGCGCCGTCTGGCCAAGCCCGATGCCACCCGCACGGTGGTGGACATCTGTCAGGAGGTGATGCGTGGCTAA
- the murC gene encoding UDP-N-acetylmuramate--L-alanine ligase, with the protein MAKSPAAVKAEVRRMRRIRRIHFVGIGGVGMCGIAEVLLNLGYEVSGSDLKASAVTERLESFGAKIFIGHAAENAEQADVLVVSSAVNTSNPEVATALERRIPVVPRAEMLAELMRYRHGIAVAGTHGKTTTTSLLASVFAAGGLDPTFVIGGRLNAAGTNAQLGSSRFLIAEADESDASFLHLQPMVSVVTNIDADHMSTYGGDFNRLKKTFIEFLHNLPFYGLAVLCVDDPVVRELLPQVGRPTVTYGFAEDADVRAINVRQEGMRTYFTVLRPDCEPLDVSVNMPGNHNVLNALATIAIATDEGIDDAAIVAGLSGFQGVGRRFQVYGELPVDGGSVMLVDDYGHHPREVAAVIKAVRGGWPERRLVMVYQPHRYSRTRDLYDDFVQVLGEANVLLLVEVYPAGEEPIPGADSRQMCHSIRQRGQLDPIYVERGVDLAPLLKPLLRAGDILLCQGAGDIGAVAPQLIKHPLFVGESK; encoded by the coding sequence GTGGCTAAGTCGCCTGCCGCGGTCAAGGCCGAAGTACGGCGCATGCGCCGTATCCGCCGTATCCATTTCGTCGGTATCGGCGGCGTTGGCATGTGCGGTATCGCCGAGGTGCTGCTGAACCTGGGTTACGAAGTGTCCGGCTCCGATCTCAAGGCCTCGGCGGTGACCGAGCGTCTGGAAAGCTTCGGTGCGAAGATCTTCATCGGCCACGCTGCCGAGAACGCCGAGCAGGCCGATGTGCTGGTGGTGTCCAGCGCGGTCAACACCAGCAACCCGGAGGTCGCCACCGCCCTGGAGCGGCGCATTCCGGTGGTGCCGCGTGCCGAGATGCTCGCCGAGCTGATGCGCTACCGCCACGGCATCGCGGTGGCCGGCACCCATGGCAAGACCACCACCACCAGCCTGCTGGCCTCGGTGTTCGCCGCCGGCGGTCTCGATCCGACCTTCGTCATCGGTGGCCGTCTGAACGCCGCCGGCACCAATGCCCAGCTCGGCTCCAGCCGCTTCCTGATCGCCGAAGCCGACGAGAGCGACGCCAGCTTCCTGCATCTGCAGCCGATGGTCTCGGTGGTCACCAATATCGACGCCGACCACATGAGCACCTATGGCGGCGACTTCAACAGGCTGAAGAAGACCTTCATCGAGTTCCTGCACAACCTGCCGTTCTACGGCCTGGCCGTGCTCTGCGTGGACGATCCGGTGGTGCGCGAGCTGCTGCCGCAGGTCGGCCGCCCGACCGTGACCTACGGCTTTGCCGAAGACGCCGACGTGCGCGCGATCAACGTGCGGCAGGAAGGCATGCGCACCTACTTCACCGTGCTGCGCCCGGACTGCGAGCCGCTCGACGTGTCGGTGAACATGCCGGGCAATCACAACGTTCTCAATGCCCTGGCGACCATCGCCATCGCCACCGACGAAGGCATCGACGATGCCGCCATCGTCGCCGGGCTGTCGGGCTTCCAGGGCGTCGGTCGGCGCTTCCAGGTCTACGGCGAACTGCCGGTGGATGGCGGCAGCGTGATGCTGGTGGACGACTACGGCCATCACCCGCGTGAAGTGGCCGCGGTGATCAAGGCCGTACGCGGCGGTTGGCCGGAGCGCCGTCTGGTGATGGTCTACCAGCCGCACCGCTACAGCCGTACCCGCGATCTGTACGACGACTTCGTGCAGGTGCTCGGCGAAGCCAACGTGCTGCTGCTGGTGGAGGTCTACCCGGCCGGTGAGGAGCCGATCCCCGGTGCCGACAGCCGGCAGATGTGCCACAGCATCCGCCAGCGCGGCCAGCTCGATCCGATCTATGTCGAGCGCGGCGTGGACCTGGCGCCGCTGCTCAAGCCGCTGCTGCGTGCCGGCGACATCCTGCTGTGCCAGGGCGCGGGCGATATCGGCGCGGTGGCGCCGCAACTGATCAAGCACCCGCTGTTCGTGGGGGAGTCGAAATGA
- a CDS encoding D-alanine--D-alanine ligase, producing the protein MSLHSSLDPKAFGRVAVLFGGKSAEREVSLKSGNAVLCALQAAGVDAFGIDVGDDFLQRLASEKIDRAFIVLHGRGGEDGSMQGLLECAGIPYTGSGILASALAMDKLRTKQVWHSLGLPTPRHAVLTSQADCEAAAAELGFPLIVKPAHEGSSIGMAKVDSVEALIAAWQDAARYDSQVLVEQWIAGPEYTVAVLRGEVLPPIGLGTPHSFYDYDAKYLADDTQYRIPCGLSAEKEAELKELTARACEAVGTQGWARADVMQDASGQFWLLEVNTVPGMTDHSLVPMAARAAGLDFQQLVLAILADSVEARG; encoded by the coding sequence ATGAGTTTGCACAGTAGCCTCGATCCCAAGGCTTTCGGTCGCGTCGCCGTGCTGTTCGGCGGCAAGAGCGCCGAGCGCGAGGTGTCGCTGAAATCCGGCAATGCCGTGCTCTGCGCCCTGCAGGCGGCCGGGGTGGACGCCTTCGGCATCGACGTGGGCGATGATTTCCTGCAGCGCCTTGCCAGCGAGAAGATCGACCGCGCCTTCATCGTGCTGCACGGCCGCGGTGGCGAGGATGGTTCCATGCAGGGCCTGCTCGAGTGCGCCGGCATTCCCTACACCGGCAGCGGCATCCTCGCCTCGGCGCTGGCCATGGACAAGCTGCGTACCAAGCAGGTCTGGCACAGCCTCGGCCTGCCGACGCCGCGTCACGCCGTGCTGACTTCGCAGGCCGACTGCGAAGCGGCGGCTGCCGAACTGGGTTTCCCGCTGATCGTCAAGCCGGCCCATGAAGGCTCCAGCATCGGCATGGCCAAGGTCGACAGCGTCGAGGCGCTGATCGCTGCCTGGCAGGACGCCGCCCGCTACGACAGTCAGGTACTGGTCGAGCAGTGGATCGCCGGCCCCGAGTACACCGTGGCCGTGCTGCGTGGCGAAGTGCTGCCGCCCATTGGCCTGGGCACGCCGCACAGCTTCTACGACTACGACGCCAAGTACCTGGCCGATGACACCCAGTACCGCATTCCCTGCGGCCTCTCGGCCGAGAAGGAGGCGGAACTGAAAGAGCTGACTGCGCGCGCCTGCGAGGCCGTGGGCACCCAGGGCTGGGCGCGTGCAGACGTGATGCAGGATGCCAGTGGCCAGTTCTGGCTGCTGGAAGTGAACACCGTACCGGGCATGACCGATCACAGCCTGGTGCCAATGGCCGCGCGCGCCGCCGGTCTGGACTTCCAGCAGCTGGTGCTGGCGATCCTGGCCGACAGCGTCGAGGCGAGGGGTTAA
- a CDS encoding cell division protein FtsQ/DivIB gives MTVALRHQDTLRAPLRGKPAPRGASRLVAKEPMRLRLPKPDFSWVGRLLWPLLLVGLGFGAYEGAQRLLPYADRPIARISVQGDLAYVSQQAVQRRIAPFIEASFFSADLRGMREELERMPWIAHAEVRRVWPDQIDVRLEEQLPIARWGDEALLNNQGQAFAPQELDNYQHLPQLYGPQRAQPKVMQQYQMLSQLLRPMGFTVVGLQLRERGSWFLSATENASGQRIDILLGRDHVVEKMRRFAAIYERELKEQSANIARIDLRYANGLAVAWREPVEPAAAEQKVN, from the coding sequence ATGACCGTGGCTTTGCGTCACCAGGACACGCTGAGGGCTCCGCTGCGCGGCAAGCCCGCGCCGCGTGGCGCCAGCCGCCTGGTGGCCAAGGAGCCGATGCGCCTGCGTCTGCCCAAGCCGGATTTCTCCTGGGTCGGGCGTTTGCTCTGGCCGCTGCTGCTGGTTGGGCTGGGGTTTGGCGCCTACGAAGGTGCGCAGCGTCTGCTGCCCTACGCCGACCGCCCGATCGCACGCATCAGCGTGCAGGGCGATCTGGCCTACGTCAGTCAGCAGGCGGTGCAGCGGCGGATCGCGCCGTTCATCGAGGCGAGCTTCTTCAGCGCCGATCTGCGCGGCATGCGCGAAGAGCTGGAGCGCATGCCCTGGATCGCCCATGCCGAAGTGCGCCGCGTCTGGCCGGACCAGATCGACGTGCGTCTGGAAGAGCAACTGCCCATCGCCCGCTGGGGCGACGAGGCGCTGCTCAACAACCAGGGGCAGGCCTTCGCGCCGCAGGAGCTAGACAACTATCAGCATCTGCCGCAGCTGTACGGCCCGCAGCGGGCGCAGCCCAAGGTGATGCAGCAATACCAGATGCTCAGTCAGCTGCTGCGGCCGATGGGCTTCACCGTGGTCGGGCTGCAGTTGCGCGAGCGCGGCAGCTGGTTCCTCTCGGCCACCGAGAACGCCAGCGGCCAGCGCATCGACATCCTGCTGGGGCGTGATCACGTGGTGGAAAAAATGCGTCGTTTCGCCGCCATCTATGAGCGGGAACTGAAAGAACAGAGCGCGAACATCGCGCGCATCGACCTGCGTTACGCCAACGGCCTGGCCGTGGCCTGGCGCGAGCCGGTGGAGCCGGCCGCGGCCGAGCAGAAAGTGAATTGA
- the ftsA gene encoding cell division protein FtsA, with protein MSSAQSGKMIVGLDIGTSKVVALVGEVTADGQLEIVGIGTHPSRGLKKGVVVNIESTVASIQRAVEEAQLMAGCRIHSAFVGVAGNHIRSLNSHGIVAIRDREVSSADIERVLDAAQAVAIPADQRVLHTLAQDYVIDNQEGVREPLGMSGVRLEAKVHVVTCAVNAAQNIEKCVRRCGLEVDDIILEQLASAYSVLTEDEKELGVCLVDIGGGTTDIAIFTEGAIRHTAVIPIAGDQVTNDIAMALRTPTQYAEEIKIRYACALAKLAGAGETIKVPSVGDRPPRDLSRQSLAEVVEPRYDELFTLIQAELRRSGYEDLIPAGIVMTGGTAKMEGAVELAEEIFHMPVRLGVPHSVKGMADVVRNPIYSTGVGLLMYGLQKQNDGISMSVNGPYQDENKTPVLERIKRWVQGNF; from the coding sequence ATGAGTAGCGCGCAGAGCGGCAAGATGATCGTTGGCCTGGACATCGGCACCTCCAAGGTGGTGGCGCTGGTGGGCGAGGTGACGGCCGACGGCCAGCTGGAGATCGTCGGTATCGGCACCCATCCGTCGCGCGGGCTGAAGAAGGGCGTGGTGGTCAATATCGAGTCCACCGTGGCCTCGATCCAGCGCGCCGTGGAAGAGGCGCAGCTGATGGCCGGCTGCCGTATCCACTCGGCCTTCGTCGGCGTGGCCGGCAATCACATCCGCAGCCTCAACAGCCACGGCATCGTCGCCATCCGCGACCGCGAAGTGAGCAGTGCTGATATCGAGCGTGTGCTCGACGCCGCGCAGGCAGTGGCCATCCCGGCGGATCAGCGCGTGCTGCACACCCTGGCGCAGGACTACGTGATCGACAACCAGGAAGGCGTGCGCGAGCCGCTGGGCATGTCCGGCGTGCGTCTGGAGGCTAAGGTGCACGTGGTGACCTGTGCGGTGAACGCGGCGCAGAACATCGAAAAATGCGTGCGCCGCTGCGGCCTGGAAGTCGACGACATCATCCTCGAGCAGCTGGCCTCGGCCTACTCGGTACTGACCGAGGACGAGAAGGAACTGGGCGTATGCCTGGTGGACATCGGCGGCGGCACCACCGATATCGCCATCTTCACCGAAGGCGCGATTCGCCACACGGCGGTGATCCCGATCGCCGGTGATCAGGTCACCAACGACATCGCCATGGCCCTGCGTACCCCGACCCAGTACGCCGAAGAGATCAAGATTCGCTATGCCTGCGCCCTGGCCAAGCTGGCCGGTGCCGGCGAAACCATCAAGGTGCCCAGCGTTGGTGATCGCCCGCCGCGCGACCTGTCGCGCCAGTCCCTGGCCGAAGTGGTCGAGCCGCGTTACGACGAGCTGTTCACCCTGATCCAGGCCGAGCTGCGTCGCAGCGGCTACGAAGATCTGATTCCCGCCGGCATCGTCATGACCGGCGGTACGGCGAAGATGGAAGGCGCGGTCGAGCTGGCCGAGGAAATCTTCCACATGCCCGTGCGCCTCGGTGTGCCGCACAGCGTCAAGGGCATGGCCGACGTGGTGCGCAACCCGATTTATTCCACCGGTGTGGGGCTGCTGATGTACGGGCTGCAGAAGCAGAACGACGGCATTTCCATGTCGGTGAACGGTCCTTACCAGGACGAAAACAAGACCCCGGTACTCGAGCGCATCAAGCGCTGGGTGCAAGGCAATTTCTGA
- the ftsZ gene encoding cell division protein FtsZ, whose amino-acid sequence MFELVDNIPQSAVIKVIGVGGGGGNAVNHMAVSNIEGVEFICANTDAQALKNIGARTVLQLGPGVTKGLGAGANPEVGRQAALEDRERIAEVLAGTDMVFITTGMGGGTGTGAAPVIAEVAKELGILTVAVVTRPFPFEGRKRMQIADEGIRALAESVDSLITIPNEKLLTILGKDASLLSAFAKADDVLAGAVRGISDIIKRPGMINVDFADVKTVMSEMGMAMMGTGCASGPNRAREATEAAIRNPLLEDVNLQGARGILVNITAGPDLSLGEYSDVGNIIEQFASEHATVKVGTVIDADMRDELHVTVVATGLGARMEKPVKVIDNTVQVAASQPVAQQPAAQPRSEQSVNYKDYERPTVQRQSHSGAATAAKLNTQDDLDYLDIPAFLRRQAD is encoded by the coding sequence ATGTTCGAACTAGTAGATAACATTCCGCAAAGCGCGGTGATCAAAGTGATCGGTGTCGGTGGTGGCGGCGGCAACGCAGTCAATCACATGGCGGTCAGCAACATCGAAGGCGTCGAGTTCATCTGCGCCAACACCGATGCGCAGGCGCTGAAGAACATCGGTGCGCGCACCGTGCTGCAGCTCGGCCCGGGCGTGACCAAGGGCCTGGGCGCTGGCGCCAATCCGGAAGTCGGTCGTCAGGCCGCGCTGGAAGATCGCGAGCGCATCGCCGAAGTACTGGCGGGCACCGACATGGTGTTCATCACCACCGGCATGGGCGGTGGCACCGGTACCGGCGCCGCGCCGGTAATCGCCGAGGTGGCCAAGGAGCTGGGCATCCTCACCGTTGCGGTGGTGACCCGTCCGTTCCCGTTCGAAGGCCGCAAGCGCATGCAGATCGCCGACGAAGGCATCCGCGCACTGGCCGAGAGCGTCGACTCGCTGATCACCATCCCCAACGAGAAGCTGCTGACCATCCTGGGCAAGGATGCCAGCCTGCTGTCCGCCTTCGCCAAGGCCGATGACGTGCTGGCCGGCGCGGTGCGTGGCATTTCCGACATCATCAAGCGTCCGGGCATGATCAACGTCGACTTCGCCGACGTGAAGACCGTGATGAGCGAGATGGGCATGGCCATGATGGGCACCGGCTGCGCCAGCGGTCCGAACCGTGCTCGCGAGGCCACCGAAGCCGCTATCCGCAACCCGCTGCTGGAAGACGTCAACCTGCAGGGCGCGCGCGGCATCCTGGTGAACATCACCGCCGGCCCGGATCTGTCTCTGGGCGAGTACTCCGACGTGGGTAACATCATCGAGCAGTTCGCTTCCGAGCACGCCACCGTCAAGGTCGGTACCGTGATCGACGCCGACATGCGCGACGAGCTGCACGTCACCGTGGTCGCCACCGGCCTCGGCGCGCGCATGGAGAAACCGGTCAAGGTGATCGACAACACCGTGCAGGTTGCCGCCAGCCAGCCGGTTGCCCAGCAGCCCGCCGCGCAGCCGCGCAGCGAGCAGTCGGTCAACTACAAGGACTACGAGCGTCCGACCGTGCAGCGCCAGAGCCACAGCGGCGCGGCCACTGCAGCCAAGCTCAATACCCAGGACGATCTGGACTACCTGGATATTCCGGCTTTCCTGCGTCGCCAGGCTGATTGA
- the lpxC gene encoding UDP-3-O-acyl-N-acetylglucosamine deacetylase: MIRQRTLKNIIRATGVGLHSGEKVYLTLKPAPVDTGIVFRRTDLDPIVEIRALAGNVGETTMSTTLVNGDVKVDTVEHLLSAMAGLGIDNAYVELSASEVPIMDGSAGPFVFLIQSAGLQEQEAPKKFIRILREVTVVEGDKRATFVPFDGFKVSFEIDFDHPVFRNRTQSASVDFSSTSFVKEVSRARTFGFMRDIEFLRSQNLALGGSVENAIVVDEYRVLNEDGLRYEDEFVKHKILDAIGDLYLLGNSLIGEFKGFKSGHALNNRLLRTLIEQTDAWEMVTFEDAKLAPISYMRPVAAV, translated from the coding sequence ATGATCAGACAACGCACCCTGAAGAACATCATCCGTGCCACCGGTGTTGGCCTGCATTCGGGGGAAAAGGTTTACCTGACCCTGAAGCCGGCTCCGGTGGATACCGGCATCGTGTTCCGTCGCACCGACCTCGACCCCATCGTGGAAATTCGCGCGCTGGCCGGGAATGTCGGTGAAACCACCATGTCGACCACCCTGGTCAATGGTGATGTCAAGGTGGATACGGTAGAGCACCTGCTTTCGGCCATGGCAGGCCTGGGCATCGATAACGCCTACGTCGAGCTCTCCGCATCCGAAGTGCCGATCATGGATGGCAGCGCCGGCCCCTTCGTATTCCTGATTCAATCCGCTGGCCTGCAGGAGCAGGAAGCGCCGAAGAAGTTCATTCGCATCCTGCGTGAGGTCACGGTGGTGGAGGGCGACAAGCGCGCCACCTTCGTGCCCTTCGACGGATTCAAGGTGAGCTTCGAGATCGACTTCGATCACCCCGTGTTCCGCAATCGCACGCAGAGCGCCAGTGTGGATTTCTCCAGCACGTCTTTCGTCAAGGAAGTCAGCCGGGCCCGCACCTTTGGTTTCATGCGTGACATCGAGTTCCTGCGTTCGCAGAACCTGGCGCTCGGTGGCAGTGTGGAAAACGCCATCGTGGTCGACGAGTATCGCGTGCTCAACGAAGACGGCCTGCGTTACGAGGACGAATTCGTCAAACACAAGATTCTCGATGCCATCGGCGATCTGTACCTGCTGGGTAACAGCCTGATCGGCGAGTTCAAGGGCTTCAAGTCGGGGCATGCGCTGAACAATCGCCTGCTGCGCACTCTGATCGAGCAGACCGATGCCTGGGAAATGGTGACCTTCGAGGACGCCAAGCTCGCGCCGATCTCCTACATGCGCCCGGTAGCGGCCGTGTAG
- a CDS encoding DUF721 domain-containing protein: MTFRPLPAQAPATLLREAKPLKALFGQAQRLSNLQRLVESQLQPAAREHCHVASWRDGCLLLIVTDGHWATRLRYQQKRLQRQLQALEEFATLTKILFKVQPQGGQNRGTGRTLQLSKGAAQNIQASAEGIRDPRLRAALERLASHTQKDE, translated from the coding sequence ATGACGTTCCGTCCCTTGCCGGCCCAGGCACCCGCTACGCTGCTACGCGAAGCCAAGCCCCTGAAAGCGCTGTTCGGTCAGGCGCAACGCCTGTCCAACCTGCAGCGTCTTGTCGAAAGCCAGCTACAACCAGCCGCCCGGGAGCACTGTCATGTAGCGTCCTGGCGTGACGGCTGTCTGCTATTGATAGTGACCGATGGCCACTGGGCAACACGCCTGCGTTATCAGCAAAAACGACTGCAACGACAACTGCAGGCACTCGAAGAGTTCGCGACCTTAACGAAAATCCTGTTCAAGGTGCAACCTCAAGGCGGGCAAAATCGTGGAACCGGTCGCACCCTGCAGCTGTCCAAGGGCGCCGCACAGAACATCCAGGCCAGTGCCGAAGGTATCCGCGACCCCCGGCTGCGGGCGGCGCTTGAGCGCCTGGCGAGCCATACGCAGAAAGACGAATAG
- a CDS encoding M23 family metallopeptidase, whose translation MHIILLHSRHGSARTINLDLRWLLLAVFLLLGLTLGAGAAVGAKWLTAEPIADQSLAAALDQQREQVGAVRLDAQRQLDAFAVHVAELQARLTRLDALGERLTELAELDAGEFDFSLSVGQGGAEDALGASAYAPPPFMSALDELALRVESREQQLEVLEQLLGERRLNEAEMLSGRPVLQGYVSSPFGRRVHPLTGRSSMHKGMDFAAKPGSDVVAVAAGVVTFSGKKSGYGNTVEISHADGYVTLYAHNQSNTVQIGDLVQRGQTIAKVGRSGRSTGYHVHFEVSKDGRQVNPALYIARANGVE comes from the coding sequence ATGCACATTATCCTGCTGCACAGCCGACATGGTTCGGCGCGAACCATCAATCTCGATCTGCGCTGGCTGCTGCTGGCCGTCTTCCTGCTCCTCGGCCTGACGCTGGGGGCCGGCGCCGCGGTGGGGGCCAAGTGGCTGACCGCCGAGCCCATAGCCGATCAGTCGCTGGCGGCCGCCCTGGATCAGCAGCGCGAGCAGGTCGGTGCGGTGCGCCTGGATGCGCAGCGCCAGCTCGATGCCTTCGCCGTGCACGTCGCCGAACTGCAGGCGCGCCTGACCCGACTCGATGCACTCGGTGAGCGTCTGACCGAACTGGCCGAGCTGGACGCCGGCGAGTTCGATTTTTCCCTGAGCGTCGGGCAGGGCGGCGCGGAAGATGCCCTCGGCGCCTCGGCCTATGCGCCGCCACCTTTCATGAGCGCACTGGATGAGCTGGCGCTGCGTGTGGAGAGCCGCGAGCAGCAGCTGGAAGTGCTGGAACAACTGCTCGGCGAGCGTCGTCTGAACGAGGCGGAGATGCTGTCCGGCCGCCCCGTTCTGCAAGGTTACGTGTCTTCTCCCTTTGGGCGCCGCGTGCATCCGCTGACTGGCCGCTCGAGCATGCACAAGGGGATGGATTTCGCCGCCAAACCCGGTAGCGACGTGGTGGCGGTGGCCGCTGGCGTGGTGACCTTCTCCGGCAAGAAGAGCGGTTATGGCAATACCGTGGAGATCAGCCACGCCGACGGCTACGTCACCCTCTATGCCCACAACCAGAGCAATACGGTGCAGATCGGCGATCTCGTGCAGCGTGGCCAGACCATCGCCAAGGTCGGTCGTAGCGGCCGCTCCACCGGTTACCACGTGCATTTCGAGGTCAGCAAGGATGGCCGTCAGGTCAATCCGGCGCTGTACATCGCCCGCGCCAACGGCGTCGAGTGA